Part of the Patescibacteria group bacterium genome, TGAAACGCGTCCATGGGCAAATTATGTTCTTTAATGCGTTTTACTAATTCATCATAATTGTCCTCCCTTTGCGAACCGCCGATGATTTCGCCATAACCTTCGGGCGCGAACAAATCATTGTTCAGGGCAAATTTGCCGCTTGGGTCGCGCTTCATATAAAACGCCTTGACTTCAGCCGGATAATTTTCCACGAACAATGGTTTGTCGTAAAGTTTGGTTAAAATAGTTTCA contains:
- a CDS encoding amino acid--tRNA ligase-related protein, with product ETILTKLYDKPLFVENYPAEVKAFYMKRDPSGKFALNNDLFAPEGYGEIIGGSQREDNYDELVKRIKEHNLPMDAFQWYLDLRKFGSVPHSGFGFGLERIVAWVCGLTHVRETIPFPRLINRITP